The stretch of DNA TATTGAGTAAGTCTTTGAAGGGTTTATTGAACCCAGGTTTAATCATAAAAAAACTATATTATATGGTATTTAATATTCTTGGTTTATTGCCTGCTAAGAAGAAGTTAGTGATGTTTGAGAGTTTCTTGGGGAAGCAATATAGTGATAATCCACGGGCGATATATGAATATTTACGAAAAAATCACCCGGAGTATCAATTGTATTGGAGTATTGATAAGAAATACAATGAAACCTTTCAAGAATTAAACATTCCATACATCAATCGCTTTTCAATCAAATGGTTATTGAACATGCCGCGAGCAAAATATTGGGTTAGTAATACGAGAATGCCTTATTGGATTCAAAAGCCAAATCATACTATCTTTTTACAAACATGGCATGGAACTCCATTAAAGAAACTAGCTGCGGACATGGATGAAGTACATATGCCAGGAACAACCACCCAATCGTATAAAGAAAATTTCATTAAAGAAACGCGAAATTGGGATTATTTAGTTTCAGCGAATTCCTATTCTACTGATATTTTTAGAAGTGCATTTAAATTTGATAAAAAAATCTTAGAAACTGGATATCCGCGGAATGACGATTTAATGAACCTCAACAACGGTGATCATATTCGGAAACTAAAGGACAAGCTTGGAATACCGTTAGATAAGAAAATCATCCTTTATGCCCCTACCTGGCGTGATAATGAGTATTTTGAAAAAGGGCGCTACAAATTCACCTTGCATTTAGACCTTAAACAATTCCAAAGTGATCTGGGTGAGGAATATGTCGTCTTACTTCGAATGCATTATTTAATCGCCAATAAACTAGATATATCGGAATATCAGGGGTTTGCCTATGATTTTTCTACCTATCAGGATACACGCGAACTTTATTTAATCAGTGATCTCTTAATCACAGATTACTCATCTGTGTTTTTTGACTATTTATGCCTAAAGCGTCCGATCCTATTTTTTACTTACGATATTGAAAACTATCGAGATAAACTGAGAGGATTTTATTTCGATTTTGAAAAAAATGCGCCAGGGCCTTTAGTGAAAACAACTCAACAATTAATTGAGAACATTAAACAGCTAGAAAAATTAGATTTCCAACCGTCAGACTCCATTCATACATTCCATGAGAAGTTCTGCAGTCTTGAAAAAGGAATTTCAACGGAGAGAGTAGTAAAAAGTGTTTTTTTAGAAAGGGCAGCAGAATGAAATCATTATTTCAAATTATTAAAGACAATGTTACCAACTTTTATTTAATTATCCGCTTATCGCTATTTGAATTGAAGAGTAGTAATAGTAATCATTATTTGGGGATATTTTGGGAAGTGTTGAACCCGCTGATTTTAATCAGTATTTATTGGTTTGTATTTGGTTATGGAATTAGGGGGGGAGAGAAAGTAGGCGGAGTCTCCTTTCTACCATGGCTGATTTCTGGAATCACCGTTTGGTTTTTTATTTCGCAGGCTTTGCTCCAAGGGTCGAAATCTATTTATTCCAGAATTAAAATTATCGCAAAAATGAACTTTCCGATGAGTGTCATTCCTAGTTATGTTATCATGTCGTTGTTCTATCAACACCTGATCCTAGTAGGGATTGCGATGATTATATTAGCATTTTCCGGATACCTGCCTTCACTCTACTTTTTACAACTGCCCTATTTCATAGTAGCCAATATGTTATTATTACTATCGATTTCGTTGATTACTTCCACTTTATCTACGATTATTCGTGATGTACAGATGGTTGTCCAAGCAGTGGTTCGTGTGTTATTGTATTTAACGCCGATACTTTGGACGACTGAAAAGTTACCGGAAGTAATTAACAATGCATTAAAGATTAATCCCGTGTACTATATTATTGAAGGTTATCGTTCGGCCTTGTTGGGAACGAATTGGTATTTTATCGAAAATCCTCTCTATACTCTTTATTTTTGGGGATTGATCTTTCTATTATTACTAATCGGTTCAACGCTGCACATGAAGTTTAGACAGCGTTTTGTTGACTTTTTATAATCTATTGGAAGAAAAAAACAGAGATGCCGTCGGAATTTCCAGTAGTTTGTCAAAACGATGTATGTTATAATTAATTTTGTGAAAAAAAACAACCATTTAAAAATATATTTTTTTAATAGAGAAAAAAAGACATAGAAACGTAACGGGGGGAGAGGAAATCATGAAAAAAGTTCTTACGTATGGTACATTTGATTTACTTCATTGGGGACATATCAACTTACTACAACGCGCAAAGGAATTAGGAGATTACCTAGTTGTCGCGATTTCAACAGATGAGTTTAATGCAATCAAGAATAAAAAAGCATACCATAGTTTTGAAAATAGAAAAATGATTTTAGAAGCTATCCGTTATGTGGATGAAGTAATCCCAGAGAACACATGGGAGCAAAAGATTCAAGACGTTCAAAAACATGATATTGATGTTTTCGTTATGGGTGACGATTGGGAAGGAAAGTTTGATTTCTTAGAAGATCATTGTGAAGTAATCTACTTACCGAGAACAGTAGGAATTTCAACAACGAAAATCAAAAAAGAATTATTAGTTGCTAAAT from Neobacillus sp. CF12 encodes:
- a CDS encoding ABC transporter permease, with product MKSLFQIIKDNVTNFYLIIRLSLFELKSSNSNHYLGIFWEVLNPLILISIYWFVFGYGIRGGEKVGGVSFLPWLISGITVWFFISQALLQGSKSIYSRIKIIAKMNFPMSVIPSYVIMSLFYQHLILVGIAMIILAFSGYLPSLYFLQLPYFIVANMLLLLSISLITSTLSTIIRDVQMVVQAVVRVLLYLTPILWTTEKLPEVINNALKINPVYYIIEGYRSALLGTNWYFIENPLYTLYFWGLIFLLLLIGSTLHMKFRQRFVDFL
- the tagD gene encoding glycerol-3-phosphate cytidylyltransferase, whose amino-acid sequence is MKKVLTYGTFDLLHWGHINLLQRAKELGDYLVVAISTDEFNAIKNKKAYHSFENRKMILEAIRYVDEVIPENTWEQKIQDVQKHDIDVFVMGDDWEGKFDFLEDHCEVIYLPRTVGISTTKIKKELLVAK